The following proteins are encoded in a genomic region of Neospora caninum Liverpool complete genome, chromosome XI:
- a CDS encoding cDNA FLJ33690 fis, clone BRAWH2002967, highly similar to Mitogen-activated protein kinase 3, related has protein sequence MSHSTGAGSSQAASAKTHQSSNVGFSMRSASIASDSVPSEPGRCEAPPGVVAGTGTIFCEKTCKVKIDNETVWQVPTRLKFVKKVGSGAYGCVASFEDTSTSVSDDTTTGDGEKSRREPSSEGAGGDSGTNKRVAVKKIGDLFRDLIDAKRIYREIKILKELKHENIINLVEILDPLTPDFDDIYLVSDLMDTDLHRVIYSRQPLTAEHHQYFLYQLLLGLSFLHQADIIHRDLKPSNILVNLNCDIKICDFGLARGLNMNPSPSQNLFPGPPASQLSGPACMASQSSVVCTYSEACTGAGKWGDQKIAAAAGAGSTAATRLVRLAHQQGSGLSEQLPEMPAKTEEPNDDMELTDYVVTRWYRPPEILISPFCYSKPVDLWSVGCIFAELLGRRALFAGKDHFDQLRRIVRILGRPSTAEINKVATEGRGRHFNNTGKGTSNAKRKRSEAARRFIESLPNNDPYKLEDLFPDASKAALDLLSGLLAFDPAKRITVQEALRHEYFEGLHSVEDEPHVTTPVDWSFDNFVPTKRLLQNKVYQEIISYHPEIVLRDFHLLPSRGVHISPSSLPSCIRQPLAILQQQHLAASLSTGSRTVSRGSGSLPTVARAGAVLRNPLGGLSTSSPSTGALAVPAAMGHPGSAGLFLGEDRSLSAASTAPPDDQSEALGLEVCGPMARAASAPTVAVAGQLAGSGKGGYSGCTLKDSGCGAGSGSARRAAASCDHATSGSFGEMTPADASHSLSTFSSSVSPYPQVCSVQSLPLTSSLQGGLSFASPASSHLGVPPGSSVVSSGSGGSARALVSDAGGNAGALPVVSSPQRVCSASYSASFGTSTASFASLPGVLTSSTSSAPFARKGGDLGRETSGQQIGSGPLSGRHATTPETASVEATLPGPAGPSSSRGRSDIGASPRLPLAQSAHPYIHKFLAHQRDVSSRRSSALVCRASQQPLQHTSFRERGCSSAFSEVSGRSSSLPLTTAELLAAAQACGGCSASGEGLSSCLHPAFSVSDQAQSCAVSSSLLGLLPNPGEKGGDVGLATDLAFLRSSIPFGGRSASCVEGFDGGSSGFLADTSVALSPGDNACVAVAAAALNPFPQNDDRPGAPLSCASLLARTTAQGRGCIRSGVESTGTGSAFSASLEGETGSRAATSGREGGNGTNSAHGSRTTTRSSACTDEGAFFLGATGDSCQAQSLPGTSSAALLQQYQKELQQRQFAVHHTQLAQHKRHQDGGFGGESGEAVLNASENPMGMSVGLSFATPGGDRGAETAMDIDVCRGTDAARPPPRVTYSLSEQQLLLLRQQQLQVQQQL, from the exons ATGAGTCACAGCACGGGCGCCGGAAGCAGCCAGGCTGCCTCCGCGAAAACGCACCAGAGCTCAAATGTGGGGTTCTCAATGCGGAGTGCGTCCATCGCCTCCGACTCTGTCCCCTCTGAGCCTGGCCGCTGTGAGGCGCCGCCTGGGGTAGTCGCCGGCACAGGGACGATCTTCTGCGAGAAGACCTGTAAAGTCAAAATCGACAACGAGACTGTTTGGCAAGTCCCAACCCGACTCAAGTTTGTCAAAAAG gtGGGTAGTGGCGCCTATGGCTGCGTGGCGTCGTTTGAGGACACAAGCACGTCGGTTTCAGACGACACAACaactggagacggcgagaagtcTCGACGCGAACCGAGCTCGGAGGGTGCGggtggagacagcgggacAAACAAGCGCGTGGCCGTGAAGAAAATTGGCGACTTGTTCCGGGATTTGATCGACGCCAAGCGCATCTACAGAGAGATCAAGATTCTGAAGGAACTGAAACACGAAAACATCATCAACCTTGTCGAAATTCTTGATCCTCTGACGCCAG ATTTCGACGATATCTACCTCGTCTCGGACCTCATGGACACAGACTTGCACCGCGTGATCTACTCTCGCCAGCCCCTGACGGCTGAGCATCACCAGTACTTTCTCTACCAGCTTCTCTTGGggctctctttcctccaccAGGCAGACATCATTCACAGAGACCTCAAGCCCTCGAACATTCTTGTCAACCTCAACTGCGACATTAAAATCTGCGACTTCGGCTTGGCTCGAGGGCTCAACATGAatccctcgccttcccaaAACCTCTTCCCAGGTCCGCCAGCTAGCCAGCTGTCCGGTCCTGCCTGCATGGCTTCTCAGTCGAGCGTcgtgtgtacgtacagcgaAGCCTGCACAGGTGCAGGGAAATGGGGAGACCAAAAGATCGCAGCGGCCGCCGGCGCAGGCTCGACTGCGGCCACCAGGCTCGTCCGCCTTGCCCACCAGCAGGGATCGGGTCTGTCTGAACAGCTTCCGGAGATGCCTGCAAAAACGGAGGAGCCTAACGACGACATG GAACTGACGGACTATGTGGTAACGCGCTGGTACCGTCCCCCCGAGATCCTCATCTCCCCTTTCTGTTATTCCAAACCTGTCGACCTCTG GTCCGTCGGCTGCATTTTCGCAGAGCTCCTCGGCCGACGTGCCCTGTTTGCCGGGAAGGATCACTTTGACCAACTGCGGCGGATTGTGCGCATCTTGGGGCGTCCGAGCACCGCCGAGATCAACAAAGTCGCCACTGAGGGACGCGGACGTCACTTCAACAACACCGGGAAGGGAACTTCCaacgcgaagaggaagcgctCCGAGGCAGCGCGTCGATTTATCGAAAGTCTCCCGAACAACGAC ccgTACAAACTGGAGGACTTGTTTCCAGATGCGTCGAAGGCTGCACTCGATCTCCTCTCGGGTCTCTTGGCTTTCGATCCAGCAAAGCGCATTACCGTCCAAGAGGCACTCCGCCACGAGTATTTCGAA gGACTGCACTCCGTCGAGGATGAACCGCACGTCACAACGCCCGTGGACTGGTCGTTCGACAACTTCGTCCCGACAAAGCG ACTTCTCCAGAACAAAGTTTACCAGGAGATTATCTCGTACCATCCCGAGATCGTCCTCCGCGATTTCCATCTGCTGCCGTCTCGCGGTGTCCACATCTCGCCCAGCTCGTTGCCGTCGTGCATTCGTCAGCCCCTCGCGATCCTCCAGCAGCAGCACTTGGCGGCTTCGCTCTCGACCGGTTCTCGGACAGTCAGTCGGGGCTCTGGAAGTCTCCCCACGGTCGCGCGAGCTGGCGCAGTGCTGCGGAATCCGCTCGGCGGGCTCTCaacttcctcgccttccacaGGCGCACTGGCCGTTCCCGCGGCGATGGGCCATCCAGGGTCCGCGGGGCTGTTCCTCGGCGAGGATCGCTCCCTCAGTGCAGCCTCCACAGCCCCTCCAGACGACCAGAGCGAAGCGCTCGGCCTCGAGGTTTGCGGCCCGAtggcgagagccgcgagtGCGCCCACCGTGGCTGTGGCGGGTCAGTTGGCCGGGAGCGGCAAGGGAGGCTACTCAGGGTGCACGTTGAAGGACAGCGGTTGCGGCGCAGGAAGTGGATCAGCTAGACGCGCGGCGGCCAGCTGCGATCACGCGACTTCGGGGTCTTTCGGAGAGATGACCCCTGCGGATGCGTCGCATTCGCTCTCGACGTTTTCCAGTTCGGTGTCGCCCTATCCCCAAGTCTGTTCGGTCCAGTCTCTCCCGCTCACCTCGTCTCTCCAAGGCGGACTGTCCTTTGCGTCGCCAGCCTCTTCGCACTTGGGTGTCCCGCCCGGGTCCTCGGTGGTCTCTTCTGGGTCTGGCGGCTCGGCGCGCGCGCTGGTGTCGGACGCGGGCGGAAACGCGGGTGCACTTCCCGTCGTCTCCAGTCCCCAGCGGGTGTGTTCGGCCTCGTACTCGGCTTCCTTTGGCACGTCGACTgcgtctttcgcctccctcccGGGTGTGCTCACCTCGTCCACGTCCTCTGCGCCCTTCGccaggaaaggcggagacctcgggagagagacgagtgGACAGCAGATCGGCAGCGGGCCTCTCTCGGGCCGCCACGCGACGACGCCAGAGACCGCATCCGTAGAGGCAACTCTGCCTGGACCTGCGgggccttcctcttcgcgcgGCCGGAGCGACATCggggcgtctcctcgtctcccgctgGCGCAGTCTGCCCATCCGTACATTCACAAGTTCCTCGCTCATCAGAGGGACGTGTCGTCGAGGCGGTCTTCCGCCCTCGTTTGTCGGGCTTCccagcagccgctgcagcaCACGAGCTTCCGGGAGCGAGGCTGCtcctccgcgttttccgagGTCTCCGGCCGAAGCTCCTCCCTCCCGTTGACGACCGCGGAACTTCTGGCTGCCGCCCAGGCCTGTGGGGGCTGCAGCGCGTCCGGCGAAGGCCTgtcctcctgtctccatccggccttctccgtctccgacCAAGCCCAGAGCTGCgcggtttcgtcttctctcttgggTCTCTTGCCCAACccaggcgagaaagggggagacgTGGGACTGGCAACAGacctcgctttcctccgcaGCAGCATTCCCTTTGGAGGCCGGTCGGCGAGTTGCGTCGAAGGCTTCGACGGGGGCTCTTCGGGGTTTTTGGCGGACACAAGCGTGGCTCTGAGTCCGGGGGATAACGCATGCGTTGCCGTCGCGGCGGCTGCCCTGAATCCGTTTCCACAAAACGACGACAGAcctggcgcgcctctctcttgcgcaTCGCTGCTCGCACGCACGACAGCGCAAGGTCGGGGATGCATCCGGAGTGGTGTGGAGAGTACGGGGACCGGCAgtgccttttctgcttccctcgaaggcgagacgggtTCGAGGGCGGCGACATCCGGACGCGAAGGAGGCAACGGGACGAACTCTGCACATGGGAGTCGCACGACGACGCGGTCGTCGGCCTGCACTGACGAaggcgcgttcttcctcggggCGACCGGGGACTCTTGCCAGGCCCAGTCGCTCCCCGGGACGTCGAgcgcggctcttcttcagcagtACCAAAAGGagctgcagcagcgccaGTTTGCCGTTCACCACACGCAACTCGCACAGCACAAGAGACACCAGGATGGAGGTTTCGGAGGGGAGTCCGGAGAGGCAGTGCTCAACGCGTCAGAGAACCCTATGGGCATGTCCGTGGGCCTTTCGTTCGCCACTCCCGGCGGCGACCGGGGCGCCGAGACGGCGATGGACATCGATGTCTGTCGGGGGACCGACGCCGCGCGCCCCCCTCCCCGGGTCACCTACAGCCTCTCGGAGCAACAGTTGCTGCTCCTCCGGCAACAGCAGCTGCAAGTCCAGCAGCAGCTGTAG